The genomic window GAGCTGCTGTGGCAGCAAGCTCGGGCGACCGGACGATTTCTGTGGACCATAGGGGGAGAAGTGGTGCGCAAAGCCGGAGAGCGGGTGCGCGGCTCGGTGCAGGGCTGAAAGGAAGTCAAAGATGGCCAATCTTGAATATGCTCCTGTTCGGCACGACCACGAGGCGTTTCTTGCTCACGCTGCAAAACGCGCCGGGTTCCAGAAAGAATATGACGAGCTTGCCATGGAGTATGCGATCGTCCGGCAGCTCCTGGCGGCGCGCTTCGTTAGGCCGCGACCTGCTCATAGGAAAAATGGAGAATGTCCGCATGCTCACTTGCATGTTCGATCGTAATGCCACAAATGTTGCCGTCCTGGTCCAAGTCAAGCAGCGTGTTTTCATCCAGATCTTTGGTCTCGGCTACCTCAACCCTGCGAAACTCAATGGACAACGTGTCAGTCTCCTGAAAATATCTGATCTTCACGACGTAAATCTCCGATCGAAGAAGGCGTTGTGGACTCTTTCCCCGTCAGGAAGCAAAATGACCCGTAACTATCTTCCTCCCATCTCGGCAATTGGCACCCACCGGCGAATCCGGCCATCTTGTTGAATGACTTCTTTCGCCGGGTGGTCGATGACCTCGGCTCCAATCTGCGCGGCCAACGGCCACCATCGATCAGTACCGGCTGAATGACGGAACCACGCTGATCAGTGCCACGGTAAAAGACGCCAACATCAAAAACTGTGACTGCGAACGCACTTAGATTTGTGACCTCTATACGGAACGTTAGAGATGGGTTGGCTCCTCCAACAGGAATCGCATGTGCGGGCCGCACTTTGAGCTTCACCCGGGCATTGTTCAACCCGTGCCATGTGTTGACTAACCCCAGTACTGCGCCGAGAACTGCAATCGAAAGAGTAATCGTGGGGACGAGTGAAATGCTTTCCATTTCCTAAACTCTAACATGAATTAGACGACTGAAGCCTATTCCTACTAATAGCAATAAATTACCATCGATAGCAACATATTTCTTTATGTAGTAACTTCCTTCCTCGATAATATGGCCCGCCAGCGCCAAGCCGACTACACTACCATATGAGAGTTCTCATGCCTGCCGGTCCGGTTTCTACAAGGACAATCGTGTAGGCCGGAAACGGCCTACCACTGAGACGATAGCCCATGGCGTCAGCCGTGGGGACGCTGACGAAATCCTCCCTGTCCCTCCTTTTTCAAAGGAGGGGACCCAAACGCCCTCTTTAGGAATAGAGACCCATGTGGGCGGCTCGGCGATCCGCCCCTACTCCGATTCCTGACGCACTCATCCATTTGTTGCCCAGCGGTACTGTGTTACCCTCCTTCGCGGGAAAGGACGATGCCTCTATGCAGATAGATAACTACCTCTTGGAAGGCAGCGTGCGCAAAACCGACGCGCAGGTGCGGATTATTGTTCAACTGATTGACGCCACGACTGGGGAGCATCTGTGGGCGGACGGTCGTAGTGTTCCGCCCACAGACATCTTTGCCGTCCAAGACGAGATCGTGCAGAAGATCGTGACAGCGCTGAAAGTGAAGCTGACACCGGAAGAGCAAAACATATTCAACCACGTGCCGACAGAGAACTTGGAAGCCTACGACTATCTTTTGCGGGGGTGGCACTACTATCTCCGCTACACCCAGGAGGCGAATGTACAAGCACGGCAGATGTTTGAGCGAGCCATAGCCCTGGACCCCCGGTATACAGCCGCGTATGCGAGCCTGGCGATGACCTATGTGGTTGAGTGGCTTTTCTTCCAGGGGGTCCAAGACCTGCAGACTGCAAAGCGGGCCTCTGCTTTGGCGCAAAAAGCCATTGCCCTGGATGACTCCTCACTAGCGTCCCACGTTGCCTTGGGTTACGTCTATCTCCATAAAGACCAGCAATACAAACGAGGTATCGCTGAGTTAGGGAAGGCGGCGAGCCCCGCGTCTAAGGATGCAGAGGTGCAAAGGGCGCTGGCAGAGGGGCTCAATATCACAGGGCGGCCTGCGCAAGGCAGGGCTCAAGTGAGTGCTGAGGAGAAATGACGAAGACAGCAAAAGGCTGCCCTGCTGTCTACCCGTAGGACATGACAGCCGCACCTGCCGCTGCTATGAAGGTCCGTCTTCGACGCCTCTATTGCACGGCGGAAGGGCTGAATGTGAATCGATCGACTCCAGTACGCACGGAAACGACACCCCCCCCATTTCCTACCATCGTCATTACCCCGGAATATCGCCGCTACGCCTTGTTCCTGCTTTTCTTGGTGTTTACCTCTAGCCATGTGGATCGGCAGATCCTGGCGATTCTCTTGGAGCCGATTAAACACGAACTTGCCCTGTCGGATACGCAGCTCGGGTTCCTCTCGGGCATCGCCTTTGCCATTTTTTACGCGACCCTGGGCATTCCCATGGCCATGTGGGCGGATCGCAGTAATCGACGCAATATCATCACCCTAGCGCTGACGCTGTGGAGCGGGATGACGGTGGTGTGTGGCATGGCCGCGAATTTTTGGCAACTAGCGCTCGCGCGGATTGGCGTTGGCGTTGGCGAAGCCGGTTCCACTCCTCCTTCCCACTCCATTATCGCGGATATGTATTCCCCCACTGAGCGAGCAACGGCGATGGGCACGTTTTCCTTGGGGATCAATTGCGGATTGCTGATCGGATTTTCGGTCGGTGGGTGGATCAATCAGTGGTATGGATGGCGGGCGGCGTTCTGGGTCGTGGGCGCGCCTGGCTTAATACTCGCGCTGCTGGTGCGCTATACCCTGCACGAGCCGCCGCGCGGGTACGCCGAAGGGCTGCAAGCCGCTTCTCACCAAGCTCCGAGTCTTGGCGCTGTCGTGGCCTACATGTGGTCGACTCCGGCGTTGCGACACATCGTTGCCGGCACGACGTTAGCCTCCTTTGTCGGCTACGGGGTGGTGTTGTGGCTGCCGTCCTTTCTCGTTCGCTCGCATGGGATGCAGAGCGGAATGATCGGCATGCTCCTGGCCTTGGGCTTCGGCGTTTTTGGGGCGGTAGGCACTTTCATGGGCGGGCAACTCGCTGACCGCCTTGGTAAACGCGATATTCGCTGGAGCGTGTGGGTGGTCGGCATCGCGATTCTGCTTGCCTTACCGTTTACACTTTCCTTCTATCTCGTGCAGGAGACCAGCGCTGCACTGATGATCGGTGTCATACCCGCTCTTTTAGCCGGCACGTACCTTGGTCCCAGCTTTGCGCTGAACCAAGGATTGGTGCCCGTACAGATGCGGTCCGTGGCCTCGGCGATTATTTTGTTTGTCGCCAATATCATCGGCTTGGGGCTGGGGCCGCAAACCGTCGGCATTCTCAGCGACCTGTTCAGCACTCGGTATGGGAGCGAGTCGCTCCGTTATGCGTTACTCACGCTGGCCTGTGTGAATGTGTGGACGGCAGGGCATTACTTCCTGGCAAGTCGCACCTTGCTGGCGGATCTGAGAAAAATCAGTAGTCAGTAGACGGAGAGGAGACTGTTGCATGCCGGTGCACGATAACTTGTCCGCCCCTGAGGTCATCACTAATCCTTACCCGTACTTTCACCAGTTGCGTGAGGAAGACCCGGTGCATTGGAACGAATGGTGGGGTGGGTGGGTGCTCACGCGGCATGACGATGTCCAAGCCTCGTTTCAGGATCGGCGGTTGTCGGCTGACCGTATGTCGCCGTTCCTGAAAGGTCTCGCCAAAGAAGCTTCAGGAGACCTGCATCCCAGCTTTCGACTGTTCGCCAAGTGGATGGTCTTCACCGATCCTCCGATTCATACCCGCCTACGGATGTTGGTCAACAAAGCCTTTACCCCGCGTCGCGTCGAAGGGTTGCGCGCCCGTATCCAAGCGATTGTGGACGAGATGCTCGACCGTCTGATTCCAGTCGGTCGCATGGAATTGATCCATGATTTTGCCTATCTGCTGCCGGTGACGGTGATTGCCGAATTGCTCGGCGTCCCGGCCATAGATCACGAGAACATTAAAAACTGGTCGGACGAAATCACGTTGTTCATCTTTGGTGCCATCGGGGTGCCGGATCGTCGGCAACGGGCGCAGCGTGCGATGTCGGAACTTGCCGGCTATTTGCAAGAGATCATCACCGAGCGACGCCGCAAACCGCAGGACGACTTGATCAGTGCGCTCATTGCAGCACAGGAACAGGACGATGCGCTGAGCGATGAAGAAATCGTCGCGACCTGTTCGCTGGTGCTGTTTGGTGGCCATGAAACCACGACCAATTTGATTTCCAGTAGTACGCACGCCTTGTTGCGCAATCCCGAGCAGATGGAGAAGCTGCGTAACGACCCAGTGCTGATCACGACAGCGGTCGAAGAATTCTTGCGTT from Deltaproteobacteria bacterium includes these protein-coding regions:
- a CDS encoding MFS transporter, encoding MKVRLRRLYCTAEGLNVNRSTPVRTETTPPPFPTIVITPEYRRYALFLLFLVFTSSHVDRQILAILLEPIKHELALSDTQLGFLSGIAFAIFYATLGIPMAMWADRSNRRNIITLALTLWSGMTVVCGMAANFWQLALARIGVGVGEAGSTPPSHSIIADMYSPTERATAMGTFSLGINCGLLIGFSVGGWINQWYGWRAAFWVVGAPGLILALLVRYTLHEPPRGYAEGLQAASHQAPSLGAVVAYMWSTPALRHIVAGTTLASFVGYGVVLWLPSFLVRSHGMQSGMIGMLLALGFGVFGAVGTFMGGQLADRLGKRDIRWSVWVVGIAILLALPFTLSFYLVQETSAALMIGVIPALLAGTYLGPSFALNQGLVPVQMRSVASAIILFVANIIGLGLGPQTVGILSDLFSTRYGSESLRYALLTLACVNVWTAGHYFLASRTLLADLRKISSQ
- a CDS encoding DUF2283 domain-containing protein; this translates as MKIRYFQETDTLSIEFRRVEVAETKDLDENTLLDLDQDGNICGITIEHASEHADILHFSYEQVAA
- a CDS encoding cytochrome P450; translation: MPVHDNLSAPEVITNPYPYFHQLREEDPVHWNEWWGGWVLTRHDDVQASFQDRRLSADRMSPFLKGLAKEASGDLHPSFRLFAKWMVFTDPPIHTRLRMLVNKAFTPRRVEGLRARIQAIVDEMLDRLIPVGRMELIHDFAYLLPVTVIAELLGVPAIDHENIKNWSDEITLFIFGAIGVPDRRQRAQRAMSELAGYLQEIITERRRKPQDDLISALIAAQEQDDALSDEEIVATCSLVLFGGHETTTNLISSSTHALLRNPEQMEKLRNDPVLITTAVEEFLRYDGPSKAMVRIALEDFELRGKPIKKGQRLLLLQSAANHDPERFENPDDLDIARSPNPHVAFGYGIHFCLGAPLARIETAVTINTLLRRLPNLRLDTDPSNLEWQPQIVSRALKALPVAF